In one Achromobacter spanius genomic region, the following are encoded:
- the hpaH gene encoding 2-oxo-hept-4-ene-1,7-dioate hydratase, producing MLNDEDRARAASLLLEAERSGVPTTQLDQAFPDIEIADAYAIQQRNIDQKIADGAKLRGHKIGLTSKAMQSTVGIDEPDYGHLLDTMFYQDGQTIPTDQLIVPRVEVELAFVLGKPLRGPDVSLFDVLDATDYVVPALELIDGRSKYPRRIVDNIADNAACAGIVLGGRPVRPMDIDLRWVGALLLKNGVIEESGVSAAVLGHPALGIAWLANKLAQHDAGLEAGHIVLAGSFTRTVAVKRGDTLHADYRKLGSISVHFS from the coding sequence ATGCTTAACGACGAAGACCGCGCCCGCGCGGCCAGCCTGCTGCTTGAAGCCGAGCGCAGCGGCGTGCCCACCACGCAGCTTGATCAAGCGTTTCCCGATATTGAGATTGCCGATGCGTATGCCATCCAGCAACGCAATATCGACCAAAAGATTGCCGACGGCGCCAAACTGCGCGGCCACAAGATCGGCCTGACGTCCAAGGCCATGCAAAGCACCGTGGGCATCGACGAGCCGGACTACGGCCATTTGCTGGACACGATGTTCTATCAGGATGGGCAGACCATTCCCACCGACCAGCTGATCGTGCCGCGCGTGGAAGTGGAGCTGGCTTTCGTGCTGGGCAAGCCCTTGCGCGGCCCGGACGTAAGCCTGTTCGATGTGCTGGATGCCACCGATTACGTGGTGCCCGCGCTGGAACTGATTGACGGGCGCAGCAAGTATCCGCGCCGCATCGTGGACAACATTGCCGATAACGCGGCCTGCGCCGGCATCGTGCTGGGCGGCCGGCCGGTGCGGCCGATGGATATTGATCTGCGCTGGGTTGGCGCCCTGCTTCTTAAAAATGGCGTGATCGAGGAATCCGGCGTGTCGGCTGCCGTGCTTGGGCATCCGGCGTTGGGTATTGCGTGGCTGGCAAACAAGCTTGCGCAGCACGACGCCGGGCTGGAAGCCGGGCATATTGTGCTGGCGGGGTCCTTCACGCGCACGGTCGCGGTGAAACGCGGCGACACGTTGCATGCCGATTACCGCAAGCTGGGCAGCATCTCGGTGCATTTCTCATAA
- a CDS encoding amidohydrolase family protein produces the protein MTQGQMTHSQSLQNQAVQNPASQKQAPQHSPSQYQPFNPRPTAPATRLPPKACDSQFHVFGPADRYPVRPGAAYEMPSATIETALGLHRLLGIERGVIVQATTYGADHQVVLDGLAAAGPSYRGCANAVVLAERDDAYIQKLHDAGVRGARFTRQGLGISMAPAVFDRAIARIRELGWYAKFQPEPDGMMAQAAQFERLDIPVLLDHMGRADPTAGAADPTRQLLESLLSRGNFWVMLSLTEKISRSGPPWDDVTPLAQALIAANPDRVVWGSDWPHPVSTKPTPDEGQLVDQLARYAGDAAKLKKILVDNPARLFGFDE, from the coding sequence ATGACTCAAGGCCAAATGACTCACAGCCAAAGTTTGCAGAATCAAGCCGTGCAGAATCCAGCGTCGCAGAAGCAAGCGCCGCAACATTCCCCCTCGCAGTACCAACCCTTCAATCCCCGCCCCACTGCGCCTGCCACTCGCCTGCCGCCTAAGGCCTGCGACAGCCAGTTTCATGTGTTCGGCCCCGCTGACCGTTACCCCGTGCGCCCCGGCGCGGCGTACGAGATGCCCAGCGCCACCATCGAGACCGCGCTGGGCCTGCATCGCCTGCTGGGCATCGAACGCGGCGTGATCGTGCAGGCCACGACCTATGGCGCGGATCATCAGGTGGTGCTGGACGGCCTGGCCGCCGCCGGCCCGTCGTATCGCGGTTGCGCGAATGCGGTGGTGCTGGCCGAGCGTGATGACGCCTACATTCAGAAGCTGCACGATGCGGGCGTGCGCGGCGCGCGGTTCACGCGTCAGGGCTTGGGCATCAGCATGGCGCCTGCCGTGTTTGACCGCGCCATTGCGCGCATTCGTGAACTGGGTTGGTACGCCAAGTTTCAGCCGGAGCCCGACGGCATGATGGCGCAGGCGGCGCAGTTTGAACGGCTGGATATTCCGGTGCTGCTGGATCACATGGGGCGTGCCGATCCCACTGCGGGCGCGGCAGATCCGACTCGGCAGTTGTTGGAGTCGTTGCTAAGTCGCGGCAACTTCTGGGTGATGTTGTCGTTGACGGAAAAAATCTCACGCAGCGGCCCGCCTTGGGACGACGTGACGCCGCTTGCGCAAGCGCTGATCGCCGCCAACCCCGACCGCGTAGTGTGGGGCAGCGACTGGCCACACCCCGTCTCCACCAAGCCCACGCCCGACGAGGGCCAGTTGGTGGACCAGTTGGCGCGCTATGCAGGCGACGCCGCGAAGCTTAAGAAAATCCTGGTGGACAACCCCGCCCGCTTGTTTGGATTCGACGAATGA
- a CDS encoding DUF4123 domain-containing protein, whose translation MTTYAALLSRSRIADQGFYLLVDPLADFDEDHALHPDNLLARFATDAVEPVLRADLTHDLSACPRLITLANAGQTLDEDYLRMTVNVALAEPIGGKRLICGWLSSPSPLTVVAEHLAQRCLVAEQNAQRVVPFFEPLRLELLAVSLRDSIGPWLWPISQWIVPSSGGRLLHLSGNGNAHAPSLGVAEISAQYLAPMVGSVLSAWQQLTTQPMRADLHALAPLLSETPGPGIHAAAKVLAHLRRSYALGLRGAHDRMTFALQHLTVNPHLEAHPRIQQRIQEAAAGKTSLEDAFGALDRAEWHDVLATLTRTRS comes from the coding sequence ATGACCACCTACGCGGCCCTGCTTTCCCGGTCCAGAATCGCCGACCAAGGCTTCTATCTCTTGGTCGATCCGCTGGCCGATTTCGACGAAGATCACGCCTTGCATCCCGACAATTTGCTGGCACGGTTTGCGACCGATGCCGTCGAACCTGTGTTGCGCGCGGACCTGACGCATGACCTCTCCGCCTGCCCAAGGCTGATCACCCTGGCGAATGCCGGGCAGACCTTGGACGAGGACTATCTGCGCATGACGGTGAACGTGGCGCTGGCCGAGCCCATCGGCGGTAAACGCCTGATTTGCGGTTGGCTAAGCAGCCCGTCGCCGCTGACGGTGGTGGCGGAACACCTGGCGCAACGCTGTCTGGTTGCCGAGCAGAACGCGCAACGTGTCGTGCCGTTCTTTGAGCCCTTGCGTCTGGAACTGTTGGCCGTCAGCCTGCGCGACAGCATCGGGCCATGGCTGTGGCCGATCAGCCAATGGATCGTGCCCAGCAGCGGCGGGCGCTTGCTGCACCTTAGCGGCAACGGCAATGCGCACGCGCCATCGTTAGGTGTCGCAGAAATCTCCGCACAGTATCTGGCGCCGATGGTGGGCAGTGTTCTCTCCGCTTGGCAGCAATTGACCACACAGCCCATGCGCGCTGACCTGCACGCACTGGCGCCGTTGCTAAGCGAGACGCCTGGCCCCGGCATCCACGCCGCGGCCAAGGTGTTGGCGCACTTGCGGCGCAGCTATGCGCTTGGTTTGCGTGGCGCGCACGACCGTATGACATTTGCCCTGCAGCATTTGACCGTCAATCCGCATCTGGAAGCCCATCCGCGTATTCAGCAGCGCATACAGGAAGCCGCCGCCGGCAAAACGTCCTTGGAGGATGCATTCGGCGCGCTGGACCGTGCCGAATGGCACGACGTACTCGCCACCTTGACCCGCACTCGGAGCTGA
- a CDS encoding aldolase/citrate lyase family protein, with amino-acid sequence MELPINTFKRALREQRHQTGLWVTLGAANSTELVAASGFDWLLLDTEHTPVVLPTVMAQLQAAGAYKSHPVVRPSWNDKVQIKQYLDIGAQTLLLPYVQNADEAQSAVAGMRYAPRGVRGVSGTMRATRYGRVPDYMRRCEEELCLLVQAETGEALENLDAMIAVDGVDGVFLGPADLAASLGYPGEPQHPKVVAEVESAIKRIRAAGKAPGVLTGDETLARRYIEAGSLFTAVGVDAAILVRHCDQLAARFAQV; translated from the coding sequence ATGGAACTTCCCATCAATACGTTTAAACGCGCGCTGCGCGAACAGCGTCATCAAACCGGGCTGTGGGTGACGCTTGGGGCTGCGAACAGCACGGAACTGGTAGCGGCCAGCGGCTTTGATTGGCTGCTGCTGGATACCGAGCACACGCCCGTGGTGCTGCCGACTGTAATGGCGCAGTTGCAGGCGGCTGGCGCGTATAAGAGCCATCCGGTAGTGCGCCCGTCTTGGAATGACAAGGTGCAGATCAAGCAGTATCTGGATATCGGCGCGCAGACCTTGCTGCTGCCGTATGTGCAGAACGCGGACGAGGCGCAAAGCGCGGTGGCCGGCATGCGCTATGCGCCGCGTGGTGTGCGGGGCGTAAGCGGGACCATGCGCGCGACGCGGTATGGACGCGTGCCGGACTATATGCGCCGGTGCGAAGAGGAACTGTGTTTGCTGGTGCAGGCAGAGACTGGCGAGGCGCTGGAGAATCTGGACGCCATGATTGCGGTGGATGGGGTCGACGGGGTGTTTCTAGGCCCCGCGGATCTGGCCGCCAGCCTGGGCTATCCGGGCGAGCCGCAGCATCCAAAGGTGGTGGCCGAAGTGGAAAGCGCCATCAAGCGCATACGCGCGGCGGGCAAGGCGCCGGGGGTGTTGACGGGGGATGAGACCTTGGCGCGGCGGTATATCGAGGCCGGGAGCTTGTTTACGGCAGTGGGCGTGGACGCGGCGATCTTGGTACGGCATTGCGATCAGTTGGCGGCGCGATTCGCACAGGTTTGA
- a CDS encoding fumarylacetoacetate hydrolase family protein, with the protein MKLLTYTHEGRTHFGALRGQDQIVALDGHGHGYDSLRAALEADALPALAKLADSIPATHKLNEVRLLPPIPSPEKIICVGVNYGKRNEEYKDGSAPPAYPSVFPRFPGSFVGHGEPLLRPPESEQLDYEGEIAIIIGKAGRRIAAEDAWSHIAGLTCLNEGTVRDWIKHGKFNVTQGKNFDASGSMGPWMVTADEFDPAAPLTVTTRVNGELRQQDATDNLMFPFAELIRYISIWTTLQPGDVISTGTPIGAGVRFTPPRFLKPGDVVEVEVAGIGVLSNPVAAEVAAH; encoded by the coding sequence ATGAAACTGCTGACTTATACGCATGAAGGCCGCACGCACTTTGGCGCGCTGCGCGGCCAGGACCAGATCGTGGCCTTGGATGGACATGGCCATGGTTATGACAGCCTGCGCGCTGCGCTGGAAGCCGATGCCCTGCCCGCGCTGGCCAAATTGGCGGACTCGATTCCCGCCACGCACAAACTTAACGAAGTGCGGCTGTTGCCGCCAATCCCCTCGCCAGAAAAAATCATCTGCGTCGGCGTGAACTACGGCAAGCGCAACGAGGAATATAAAGACGGCAGCGCGCCGCCTGCCTACCCCAGCGTGTTCCCGCGCTTTCCGGGTTCGTTCGTGGGCCATGGCGAACCCTTGCTGCGCCCACCGGAATCCGAACAACTGGATTACGAAGGCGAGATCGCCATCATCATCGGCAAGGCCGGCCGCCGCATTGCGGCCGAAGACGCCTGGAGCCACATCGCGGGCCTGACCTGCCTGAACGAAGGCACGGTGCGCGACTGGATCAAGCACGGCAAGTTCAACGTCACGCAGGGCAAGAACTTTGACGCCAGCGGGTCCATGGGGCCGTGGATGGTAACGGCCGACGAATTCGATCCCGCCGCACCGTTAACGGTGACCACGCGCGTGAACGGCGAGCTGCGCCAGCAAGACGCTACCGACAACCTGATGTTTCCGTTCGCGGAACTGATCCGCTACATCTCCATCTGGACCACGCTGCAACCCGGCGACGTCATCTCCACCGGCACGCCGATTGGCGCAGGCGTGCGCTTCACGCCGCCGCGCTTCTTGAAGCCGGGCGATGTGGTTGAAGTGGAAGTGGCCGGCATTGGCGTGTTGTCGAACCCCGTGGCCGCCGAAGTCGCCGCGCACTGA
- a CDS encoding flavin reductase family protein, with amino-acid sequence MHFPASDLNPEQTYRLMSGIVVPRPIAWISSVNAHGGVNLAPFSCYTFVSNKPPMIGVNIGRKAGKRKDTAENILANRHFVVNVGDETLLDPLHDSAQEHPPEISEVDVLGLSVLPGAVIDTPRLAAAPISLECRFHSVTPFGDTGAEFFVGEVVMFHIRDGLLQDGKIDTALLRPICRIGGPNYASLGPIVTKRGIQQTPKSIIKPEAT; translated from the coding sequence ATGCACTTTCCCGCCAGCGACCTGAACCCCGAACAAACCTACCGCCTGATGAGCGGCATCGTCGTGCCACGGCCCATCGCCTGGATCAGCAGCGTCAACGCCCACGGCGGCGTCAACCTGGCGCCGTTCAGCTGCTACACCTTCGTCTCAAACAAACCCCCCATGATCGGCGTGAACATCGGCCGCAAAGCCGGCAAACGCAAAGACACCGCCGAAAACATCCTGGCCAACCGCCACTTCGTCGTCAACGTCGGCGACGAAACCCTGCTTGATCCCCTGCACGACAGCGCCCAAGAACACCCGCCCGAAATCAGTGAAGTCGACGTGCTGGGCTTAAGCGTGCTTCCCGGCGCCGTTATCGACACCCCCAGACTTGCCGCCGCGCCCATCAGCCTGGAATGCCGCTTTCATAGCGTCACCCCGTTTGGCGACACCGGCGCGGAGTTCTTCGTGGGCGAAGTGGTGATGTTCCATATTCGCGATGGCCTGCTGCAAGACGGCAAGATCGATACGGCATTACTACGCCCCATCTGCCGCATCGGCGGGCCGAACTATGCATCGCTAGGCCCCATCGTCACCAAACGGGGTATTCAGCAGACTCCGAAATCCATTATCAAACCGGAGGCCACGTGA
- a CDS encoding RidA family protein, protein MSRRSIYAEGFSHKNPIPAACRIGPMLYSGSIQGTDPATGAYGASLERQCELMFDHVRRIVEAGGGTLDHIAKMTVWMRDRSQRAALNAVWLQAFPDAENRPARHTMQADLDGDKLIECDFVAVIG, encoded by the coding sequence ATGAGCAGACGCAGCATCTACGCCGAAGGCTTCAGCCACAAGAATCCCATTCCGGCCGCGTGCCGGATTGGGCCCATGCTGTATTCGGGCAGCATCCAAGGCACCGACCCCGCCACGGGCGCGTACGGCGCGTCGCTGGAACGCCAGTGCGAGCTGATGTTCGACCACGTGCGGCGCATTGTGGAAGCGGGCGGCGGCACGCTGGATCACATCGCCAAGATGACGGTGTGGATGCGCGACCGCAGCCAGCGCGCGGCGCTGAATGCGGTGTGGCTGCAAGCGTTTCCGGATGCGGAGAACCGCCCGGCGCGCCACACGATGCAGGCCGATCTGGATGGCGACAAGCTGATCGAATGCGATTTTGTGGCCGTGATCGGGTAA
- a CDS encoding IclR family transcriptional regulator, producing the protein MSESEDKSASGAQTVRRALALLRLIACGQERGVRLVDLERMSGLNRPTVHRLLKTLVQEGAVEQDSETRRYLIGQEISLLGLARTRRFPLLTLADPYMSELADQVGDTVFLSIRHGHDSICIGRRTGRHPIQVLSIEVGVRRPLGVGVSGVALLASLGREESVELVRGNAARLEVMGERVEDVIARVEVARREGIAHAAMGLMPGTSAVAVPVLTEGGVALGAITVTAMAERLGVGRFGMVVERMKAAAGGIAGRWGRVEGR; encoded by the coding sequence GTGAGCGAATCAGAAGATAAAAGCGCATCCGGCGCGCAGACGGTACGCAGAGCCTTGGCGCTGCTGCGCCTGATTGCCTGCGGACAAGAGCGGGGAGTAAGGCTGGTGGATCTGGAACGCATGTCCGGTTTGAATCGGCCGACTGTGCATCGCTTGCTGAAGACGCTGGTGCAAGAGGGCGCGGTTGAACAGGATTCAGAAACTCGACGGTACTTGATCGGGCAAGAGATCAGTTTGCTGGGGCTGGCCAGGACGCGGCGCTTTCCGCTGCTGACGCTGGCGGACCCGTATATGAGCGAACTGGCCGATCAGGTGGGGGATACGGTGTTTTTGAGTATTCGACATGGGCACGATTCGATTTGTATTGGGCGGAGGACCGGCAGGCATCCGATACAGGTGCTGTCGATTGAGGTGGGGGTTAGACGGCCGTTGGGCGTCGGCGTGTCGGGCGTGGCGTTGTTGGCGAGTTTGGGGAGGGAGGAGAGTGTGGAGTTGGTGCGGGGGAACGCGGCCAGGCTGGAGGTGATGGGGGAGCGGGTGGAGGATGTGATTGCGCGGGTTGAGGTGGCAAGAAGGGAGGGGATTGCGCATGCGGCTATGGGGTTGATGCCGGGGACTAGCGCGGTGGCGGTGCCTGTGTTGACGGAGGGCGGGGTGGCGCTGGGGGCGATTACCGTGACGGCGATGGCGGAGAGGTTGGGGGTGGGGAGATTTGGGATGGTGGTGGAGAGGATGAAGGCGGCGGCGGGGGGGATTGCGGGGAGGTGGGGGAGGGTGGAGGGGAGGTGA
- a CDS encoding Bug family tripartite tricarboxylate transporter substrate binding protein, with protein MHRNTLRACATVALTVLTSMAHAAWPEKPVKIVVPYPPGGNVDVAARMIAPGLQAAFGQPFIVENKPGAGGMIAGEQAARSEPDGYTLFMAANGPLLFSPLIFKRDAYKWDRDFAPISSVSYTPLVLQVKPSVPAKTLAELLALAKKEPGKLNMASPGAGTTNHLVSELLQSLTGARWTTAQYKGNAPATTDLLGGQVDFNFDQISVALPYVKEGRLRALAVTTAKRVPSMPDVPTFAEAGVQGMEAATFTGLLAPKGTPPDVLKQLSEALTKILAQPTIIKRFDDLGAEARGSTPEEFTRYLAAEDARWTPIIKRAGITAN; from the coding sequence ATGCATCGCAATACCCTTCGCGCCTGCGCCACGGTGGCGCTAACCGTTCTGACTTCCATGGCGCACGCCGCGTGGCCCGAGAAGCCCGTGAAGATCGTGGTGCCCTATCCGCCGGGCGGCAATGTGGACGTGGCGGCGCGGATGATTGCGCCGGGCTTGCAGGCGGCGTTTGGGCAGCCGTTTATTGTCGAGAACAAGCCGGGTGCGGGCGGGATGATTGCCGGTGAGCAGGCGGCGCGGTCCGAGCCGGATGGCTACACCTTGTTCATGGCGGCGAACGGGCCGCTGCTGTTCTCGCCGCTGATCTTCAAGCGGGATGCCTACAAGTGGGACCGGGACTTTGCGCCGATCAGTTCGGTGTCGTACACGCCGCTGGTGTTGCAGGTGAAGCCAAGCGTGCCGGCGAAGACGCTGGCTGAATTGCTGGCGCTGGCGAAGAAAGAGCCGGGCAAGCTGAACATGGCGTCTCCGGGTGCGGGGACCACGAATCATCTGGTCAGCGAGCTGTTGCAGTCGTTGACGGGCGCGCGTTGGACGACGGCGCAGTACAAGGGCAACGCGCCGGCCACAACCGATCTGCTGGGCGGGCAGGTGGATTTCAATTTTGATCAGATTTCGGTGGCGCTGCCGTATGTGAAGGAAGGCCGCTTGCGCGCGTTGGCGGTGACGACGGCCAAGCGCGTGCCGTCGATGCCGGACGTGCCGACGTTTGCGGAAGCGGGTGTGCAGGGCATGGAGGCGGCCACGTTTACCGGGCTGCTTGCGCCGAAGGGCACGCCGCCGGATGTGCTGAAACAGTTGAGCGAGGCGCTGACCAAGATTCTGGCGCAGCCGACGATTATCAAGCGATTTGATGACCTGGGCGCCGAGGCGCGCGGCAGTACGCCCGAGGAATTCACGCGCTATCTGGCGGCGGAAGACGCGCGCTGGACGCCGATCATCAAGCGGGCGGGCATCACGGCGAACTAA
- a CDS encoding DUF899 domain-containing protein, whose translation MTAATEPTGRMQTPPVVSADEWEAARQQLLLKEKAQTRARDALAAERRRMPWTPVDKDYTFDGPNGKLTLRDLFDKRRQLIIYRAFFEPGVYGWPEHACRGCSMVADQVAHLAHLNARDTTLVFVSRAPQADIARLKASMGWTMPWFTITDSFDADFGVDEWHGTNVFFRDGDRIFRTYFLNNRGDEQMGGTWNYLDITPLGRQEAWEDSPEGYPQTPAYTWWNWHDSYVPGAPPDQEWVEVSEAADKALMEQCCNKGKPAP comes from the coding sequence ATGACCGCTGCCACTGAACCCACGGGCCGCATGCAGACGCCCCCCGTCGTCTCCGCCGACGAATGGGAAGCCGCCCGACAGCAACTCCTGCTGAAAGAAAAAGCCCAAACCCGCGCCCGCGACGCCCTGGCCGCCGAGCGCCGCCGCATGCCCTGGACGCCTGTCGACAAGGACTACACGTTCGACGGCCCGAACGGCAAGCTGACGCTGCGCGACCTGTTCGACAAGCGCCGCCAGCTCATCATCTATCGCGCCTTCTTCGAACCCGGCGTGTACGGCTGGCCCGAGCACGCATGCCGAGGCTGTTCCATGGTGGCCGATCAAGTGGCGCATCTGGCCCACTTGAATGCCCGCGACACCACGCTGGTCTTTGTCTCACGCGCCCCGCAAGCCGACATCGCCCGCCTGAAGGCCAGCATGGGCTGGACGATGCCGTGGTTCACGATCACTGACAGCTTCGACGCGGATTTTGGCGTGGACGAATGGCACGGGACGAACGTGTTCTTTCGCGATGGCGACCGCATTTTCCGCACGTACTTTTTGAATAACCGTGGCGACGAGCAGATGGGCGGGACGTGGAATTACCTGGACATCACGCCGTTGGGCCGGCAGGAAGCTTGGGAGGATTCGCCTGAAGGGTATCCGCAGACGCCGGCGTACACCTGGTGGAACTGGCACGATAGTTATGTGCCAGGTGCGCCGCCAGATCAGGAGTGGGTCGAGGTGTCCGAGGCGGCAGATAAGGCGCTCATGGAGCAATGCTGCAACAAGGGTAAGCCAGCGCCGTAG
- a CDS encoding DUF6932 family protein produces the protein MIPAWNLQGVLPPVRPGAHGHDPDRSPYKSSLHSLIDAMGISRARLNILDGLLKFRAEIHRIGIDTGFQWLNGSFSEHVEVVEARDPRDVDVVTFLDLPNGLDQEALVARNPRLFDQAYVKDTYHVDAYWEVLGRPLQAESVQSVSYWYSMWSHRRDGMWKGFVQVELDPSEDVVAVQVLAQAKSELGVEP, from the coding sequence ATGATTCCTGCATGGAACCTTCAAGGCGTTCTTCCGCCGGTGCGCCCGGGTGCTCATGGGCACGATCCTGATCGTTCGCCATATAAATCGTCCCTTCATTCGCTGATCGACGCGATGGGGATATCGCGCGCTCGATTGAACATTCTTGATGGGCTTCTGAAGTTCCGCGCCGAGATTCACAGAATTGGAATCGACACGGGATTTCAATGGCTGAACGGCAGCTTTTCTGAACACGTCGAGGTTGTTGAAGCAAGAGACCCGCGTGACGTTGATGTTGTGACGTTTTTGGATCTTCCGAATGGGCTGGACCAAGAGGCACTAGTGGCTAGGAATCCACGTCTTTTCGATCAAGCGTATGTGAAAGACACCTATCACGTGGATGCCTATTGGGAAGTTCTGGGCCGCCCGCTGCAAGCCGAATCGGTTCAATCAGTATCCTATTGGTACAGCATGTGGTCCCATAGAAGAGACGGCATGTGGAAGGGCTTTGTTCAAGTGGAATTGGACCCGTCCGAAGATGTCGTTGCTGTTCAGGTGCTAGCTCAAGCCAAGAGCGAGCTTGGAGTCGAGCCATGA